One window of the Perca fluviatilis chromosome 5, GENO_Pfluv_1.0, whole genome shotgun sequence genome contains the following:
- the LOC120559331 gene encoding calcium-independent phospholipase A2-gamma-like — protein sequence MGRYLCTNLCSSSVNKTLRSYCKIRYLMSLLRKHPRLAKAPLGPDLHRYSLLSSPHPSRLMRKGTFKNVNYNDTGSTSNHFLRDFTKELKSLQPVRFYSSSNKNTFKPEAPIGIFEEPQNSFLLRSLGGRLGESFNRLSRHINIYFKRMDVVHLAENASLVVTTPEYLGRSQRRSQSQRAAKERYISKGKDTTQTLKTKDKQESSGTSPSRQNDSGLQLFHISNLATTFGESYSYVASHINSVFSRGFAKVKMQEDLETISSSRGTNKRLKRRHMQNTYIITSKEAEMSQVKLGADQTTVEPNNIYSSWEEGYRHFARHINKYFGAKVTEEVDQDQNRREQFPVEKNSTYKKHFSAKSTSQTQSAMSQLKQDKPIIHESGGLFHSSRKTTNFGENFFQMAGHINQYFKGQSGLDKDIDRILLTEMDPKSATSERLKTVSFMDCLRHPTSAIPDLLGAYLKLGPLSQTGKLKPAMTSPEAMLNRKVVLSQRQAEEMTQGLIGTLSQSSSPEALTACVEALNEHLIHYPSCKALMWQEKTAVTLLRKRRTCRDNQVLQSALRESFALIGYVDPVKGRGIRVLSIDGGGTRGVVPLQVLKLLEAETGKKIHQLFDYICGVSTGAVLAYMLGLAHFSLEECADMYRRFGSEVFRQNPLVGTVKMGWSHSYYSTDTWETILREKLGNRVLIKTARDELTPKVSAVSAVVNWGTTPKAFVFRNYNHKPGSLSRYAGGSVCQMWQAVRASSAAPGYFQEFPLQSDIHQDGGIILNNPCALAVHESRLLWPNQPFQCVLSLGTGRYDNAKRGPATSTSLRAKISTLINSATDTEGVHTLLDDLLPPDVYFRFNPMLSAVVSLDESRPRAMDQLQRDTQNYLERNRPKLARLCLVLGAERSAASRTKDWMSERAWEMKQRWV from the exons ATGGGTCGCTACCTCTGCACCAACTTGTGTTCAAGTTCTGTGAACAAGACTTTGAGATCATACTGCAAAATTAGGTACCTAATGAGCCTTCTCAGAAAGCACCCTCGTCTGGCTAAAGCACCACTTGGCCCGGACCTCCACAGATATTCACTGCTGTCATCTCCTCATCCGTCCAGATTGATGAGAAAAggaacttttaaaaatgtaaactacAATGATACAGGCTCTACCTCTAACCACTTCCTCAGAGATTTTACCAAAGAACTGAAAAGTCTCCAGCCGGTGCGTTTTTACTCGTCCTCCAATAAGAATACATTCAAACCGGAAGCTCCAATTGGGATCTTTGAGGAGCCTCAGAACAGTTTTCTTTTGAGGTCGCTGGGAGGACGTCTTGGTGAATCATTTAATAGATTGTCCAGACATATTaacatttatttcaagagaatGGATGTTGTACATCTAGCTGAAAATGCCAGCCTTGTTGTCACAACTCCAGAATATCTTGGCAGATCACAAAGGCGTAGTCAAAGTCAACGGGCAGCCAAAGAGAGATATATATCCAAGGGCAAAGACACAACGCAGACCTTGAAAACCAAAGACAAACAGGAGAGCTCAGGAACAAGTCCTTCAAGACAGAACGACTCTGGACTCCAActatttcacatcagcaatttGGCGACAACATTTGGTGAGAGCTACAGTTACGTGGCTAGTCACATTAACTCAGTCTTCTCTCGTGGTtttgcaaaagttaaaatgcAGGAAGATTTGGAAACCATATCTTCCAGCAGAGGGACAAACAAGAGGCTAAAGAGGAGACACATGCAAAACACTTACATCATAACATCTAAAGAAGCGGAAATGTCTCAAGTGAAATTGGGTGCTGATCAGACAACAGTGGAACCTAACAATATCTacagcagctgggaggagggCTACCGCCACTTTGCAAGGCACATCAATAAATACTTTGGTGCCAAGGTTACAGAAGAAGTTGACCAAGATCAGAATAGGAGAGAACAATTTCCTGTGGAAAAGAATAGCACTTacaaaaaacacttttcagCAAAGTCCACCTCACAAACTCAAAGTGCCATGTCTCAACTGAAGCAAGACAAACCTATCATCCATGAAAGTGGAGGCCTTTTCCACAGCAGCCGTAAAACCACTAACTTTGGGGAGAACTTCTTCCAAATGGCCGGTCACATCAATCAATATTTCAAGGGTCAGAGTGGATTGGATAAGGACATTGATAGAATTCTCCTAACGGAGATGGACCCTAAATCTGCTACCTCTGAGAGACTGAAGACTGTATCCTTTATGGACTGCCTTCGCCACCCCACAAGCGCCATCCCTGATTTGCTGGGTGCTTATCTAAAACTGGGACCCTTGTCCCAGACCGGTAAGCTCAAACCGGCTATGACTTCCCCAGAGGCAATGCTGAATAGAAAG GTTGTCTTGAGTCAGAGGCAGGCAGAGGAAATGACACAAGGGTTGATTGGCACTCTGTCACAGTCTTCCTCTCCAGAAGCTCTGACTGCCTGCGTGGAGGCACTCAATGAACACCTTATCCATTACCCATCATGCAAAGCTTTAATGTGGCAG GAGAAAACCGCGGTCACATTGTTAAGAAAGCGAAGAACCTGCAGAGATAACCAGGTGCTTCAGAGCGCCTTAAGAGAAAGCTTTGCTTTAATTGGCTATGTGGATCCAGTCAAAGGCCGTGGCATTAGAGTGCTCTCAATTGATGGTGGTGGCACAAG AGGTGTGGTGCCTTTGCAGGTATTAAAGCTACTGGAAGCTGAGACAGGCAAGAAAATCCACCAGCTGTTTGACTACATATGTGGAGTGAGCACAG GTGCCGTCCTAGCTTACATGCTGGGCCTGGCCCATTTTTCTCTGGAAGAGTGTGCTGACATGTATCGTCGTTTTGGCTCCGAAGTGTTTCGGCAGAACCCGCTGGTTGGTACCGTAAAGATGGGCTGGAGTCACTCTTACTATAGCACTGACACCTGGGAGACAATACTACG AGAAAAGCTGGGAAATAGAGTACTTATCAAAACAGCCAGGGATGAGTTGACTCCTAAG GTTTCAGCAGTCAGCGCAGTGGTAAACTGGGGTACCACTCCAAAAGCCTTTGTCTTCCGCAACTACAACCACAAACCAGGCTCTCTCAGCCGCTACGCCGGAGGCTCAGTCTGCCAGATGTGGCAGGCAGTGCGAGCATCATCAGCTGCCCCAGGATACTTCCAGGAGTTCCCCTTACAAAGTGACATTCACCAG GATGGAGGAATTATCCTAAACAATCCCTGTGCCTTGGCTGTCCATGAGAGCCGTCTATTGTGGCCCAACCAGCCCTTCCAGTGTGTGCTGTCCCTTGGCACCGGTCGCTATGACAATGCAAAGAGGGGACCTGCCACCTCCACCAGCCTGAGGGCCAAAATCAGCACCCTGATCAACAGCGCTACAGACACTGAAGGGGTCCACACCCTTTTGGATGATCTGTTGCCTCCAGACGTGTACTTCCGCTTCAACCCCATGTTGAGTGCTGTGGTGTCCCTGGATGAGAGCCGTCCACGGGCCATGGACCAGCTGCAGAGAGACACCCAGAACTACCTGGAGAGAAACCGGCCCAAACTGGCCAGGCTCTGTTTGGTGCTTGGGGCGGAGCGCTCAGCTGCAAGCAGAACTAAGGACTGGATGAGTGAGAGGGCCTGGGAGATGAAGCAGAGATGGGTGTGA
- the LOC120559332 gene encoding uncharacterized protein At5g50100, chloroplastic-like has product MFSQVRAWLVSGLTKFPSFVNSTTAISVAPALCSRHRHRTFSSESAGVKVLYDGLCPICVTEIRFLQFLQRNRPGKVYFIDISLPDYDVEKYKDVSYEMAMEEMHVIDEKDEVHRGIPAFAVIYSAVGLGWLGRFMMWSPVRPFMDKSYAIFARNRLQWTGRGEECRTGRCEKKTH; this is encoded by the exons atgttttcccaAGTGAGAGCATGGTTGGTGTCGGGTTTGACCAAATTTCCCAGTTTTGTAAACTCAACGACCGCAATAAGTGTGGCACCTGCCCTCTGCAGCAGGCATCGGCATCGGACCTTCAGCTCCGAGTCTGCAGGTGTCAAG GTGCTGTATGATGGGCTTTGTCCCATATGTGTGACGGAGATCCGCTTCCTCCAATTTCTGCAGAGAAACCGGCCTGGGAAAGTATATTTTATTGATATCTCCCTGCCAGACTATGATGTAGAGAAATACAAGGATGTCAGCTATGAGATGGCCATGGAGGAAATGCATGTAATTGATGAGAAAGACGAG GTTCACCGTGGGATCCCAGCGTTTGCAGTCATTTACAGTGCAGTGGGCCTTGGCTGGTTGGGTCGCTTCATGATGTGGTCACCTGTGAGACCATTCATGGACAAGTCCTATGCCATCTTTGCCAGGAATCGCTTACAGTGGACTGGACGAGGGGAGGAGTGCAGAACGGGACGCTGtgaaaagaaaacgcattga
- the slc16a7 gene encoding monocarboxylate transporter 2, giving the protein MAPATATKLGYTPPDGGWGWAVVFGAFISIGFSYAFPKSLTIYFKEIQEYFFVSYSEIAWLSSVMLASMYAGGPVSSLLVNRYGSRPVVMVGGLMVSTGMILASFGKTIVHLYLCVGVIGGLGLAFNLQPALTIIGTYFQVKRPLANGLAMTGSPVVLFTLAPLNQFLFDSFGWRGSFLILGSIVLNCCVAGALMRPVHKNAQSKTDPQECNGAAAEEAATSDTSAQSANLLNKENQEESRSQGCVHKIIDPALFKHRGFLIYLIGNVVMFFGFFAPVVFLAPYAKHQGIDEYSAAFLLSIFALVDMFSRPATGFIGNTKWIRPRIQYFFSFAVSYNGVCHLICPLLPGYVGLVVYAVFFGLAFGMLSALLFEVLMDLVGAHRFSSAVGLVTIIECGPVLLGPPLSGALVDIFGEYKYMYYACGVFMLVPGIFFFIMHYFNYKKLDEERRRTVALELRTCDEAVQLKMSQDGDST; this is encoded by the exons ATGGCCCCTGCAACAGCAACCAAACTAGGCTACACACCACCAGATGGAGGCTGGGGCTGGGCTGTCGTCTTTGGCGCTTTCATCTCCATAGGATTCTCCTATGCCTTTCCCAAGTCCCTCACCATCTACTTTAAGGAAATTCAGGAATATTTCTTTGTTTCCTACAGTGAGATTGCCTGGCTGTCCTCAGTCATGCTCGCTTCTATGTATGCAGGAG GACCTGTGAGCAGTTTACTTGTCAACCGTTATGGCAGCAGACCTGTGGTTATGGTTGGTGGGCTCATGGTTAGCACTGGCATGATACTTGCTTCTTTTGGCAAGACTATCGTGCATCTGTATCTTTGTGTTGGAGTAATTGGAG GTTTGGGCCTCGCCTTCAACCTACAGCCGGCCCTGACGATCATAGGTACCTACTTCCAGGTCAAAAGGCCACTGGCTAACGGGCTCGCCATGACAGGTAGTCCAgttgttctgttcactctggccCCTCTCAATCAGTTTCTGTTTGATTCTTTTGGCTGGAGAGGGAGCTTCCTCATCCTGGGATCCATTGTTTTGAACTGCTGTGTGGCTGGCGCTTTGATGAGACCAGTCCACAAAAATGCCCAATCAAAGACTGATCCACAAGAATGCAATGGGGCAGCTGCTGAGGAAGCTGCTACATCAGACACCAGTGCACAGTCAGCTAACCTTCTGAATAAAGAAAACCAAGAGGAGAGCAGGAGTCAGGGCTGTGTGCACAAAATCATAGATCCCGCACTTTTCAAACACCGGGGCTTCCTCATTTATCTCATTGGTAATGTGGTCATGTTCTTTGGGTTTTTCGCGCCTGTGGTCTTTCTGGCTCCGTATGCCAAACATCAAGGGATTGATGAATATTCAGCAGCTTTCTTGCTCTCTATTTTTGCTCTGGTGGATATGTTTAGCAGACCAGCCACTGGCTTCATTGGCAACACCAAGTGGATTCGGCCACGGATCCAATACTTTTTTAGTTTTGCAGTTTCATACAATGGTGTGTGCCACCTTATATGCCCACTGTTACCTGGATATGTGGGTCTGGTTGTTTATGCTGTCTTCTTTGGTTTGGCATTTGGAATGCTTTCTGCACTGCTTTTTGAAGTTCTGATGGACCTCGTTGGAGCTCATCGCTTCTCCAGTGCAGTTGGACTTGTCACCATTATTGAGTGTGGACCGGTGCTTCTTGGACCTCCCCTTTCAG GAGCTCTGGTTGATATTTTCGGGGAATACAAATACATGTACTACGCTTGTGGAGTGTTTATGCTGGTGCCTGGTATATTTTTCTTCATCATGCATTACTTCAACTACAAGAAACTGGACGAGGAGCGGAGGCGGACTGTGGCTTTGGAGCTGAGGACTTGTGATGAGGCAGTGCAACTTAAAATGAGCCAGGATGGTGACAGCACATGA